Proteins from one Penaeus vannamei isolate JL-2024 chromosome 8, ASM4276789v1, whole genome shotgun sequence genomic window:
- the LOC113827238 gene encoding uncharacterized protein (The sequence of the model RefSeq protein was modified relative to this genomic sequence to represent the inferred CDS: added 87 bases not found in genome assembly), which translates to MTEVTPAECAISSYNRIGDILSGSWELTQRIFENLSFREVARLRAVCRTWADVGAKILEKRRRLHYLTIHPHSIPTTEGKVTIGELSPSSLFEGFFEHIVSRPRYCIGFCNEDWLSRTDIFSKKGENGKLTLAQYLHGSLPKTCEFGLFSATGIIGTVENNYQGHWLESANNLNHIILSFLHDEEKDGQKAKRSCRRRSSDEIQSREDLAESASPVVSDQSASASSNNSSQASAASAKEEANVKRSRVGYSIEVEARWSTSLRQADAVSLLLIPHHPGVKLKFFSISMESFLKRFRSGRALNDVTVSPEEFNKMTSMTPEDDLKALLLFDLGADEETFTDAFLQAALERQNYQLAIGGGVVESLQCGDKNNGELTSLGVAISGPNVMAASVVISKYVSSPKGLESYMKQLKSCGLPEDQSLAFMFTCCGRGYSWYRRRGNPWFDYHNVETKAFRQAFPNTPIFGFFGGGEIGLCHFPKFNSTEADEDVGVRYKKRKKKKLFHQFSTIIVLLSFL; encoded by the exons AGGATCTTTGAGAATCTCAGCTTCAGAGAAGTTGCAAGGCTAAGAGCAGTATGCAGGACTTGGGCAGACGTTGGAGCCAAGATACTAGAGAAACGCAGAAGACTGCACTACTTGACCATTCATCCTCACAGTATCCCCACcacagaggggaag gtGACCATTGGTGAATTATCTCCAAGCAGTTTATTTGAAGGATTTTTTGAGCACATTGTTAGCAGACCACGATATTGCATTGGATTCTGCAATGAAGATTGGTTGAGTCGCACTGACATCTTcagcaaaaaaggagaaaatg GAAAACTTACCCTCGCTCAGTACCTCCATGGATCTCTGCCCAAAACGTGTGAATTTGGACTGTTCTCGGCCACAGGAATCATTGGCACTGTTGAAAACAATTATCAAGGACATTGGTTAGAATCGGCTAACAATCTCAATCACATAATTCTCTCCTTTCTGCAcgatgaagagaaagatggacaaaAGGCCAAAAGAAGCTGCCGGCGTCGTAGCAGTGATGAGATTCAGTCCAGGGAAGATCTCGCAGAATCGGCATCCCCCGTAGTGTCTGATCAGAGTGCGAGTGCTTCCTCCAATAACTCAAGTCAAGCCTCAGCTGCTAGTGCTAAAGAGGAGGCGAATGTTAAAAGGTCCCGGGTTGGTTACAGTATTGAAGTAGAGGCTAGATGGAGTACATCATTGCGACAAGCAGATGCTGTGTCTTTACTTTTGATACCACACCATCCAGGGGTGAAGTTGAAGTTCTTTAGCATCAGCATGGAGAGCTTTCTAAAGAGAttt cGGTCAGGAAGAGCACTGAATGATGTGACAGTATCTCCAGAAGAGTTCAACAAAATGACAAGTATGACACCTGAAGATGACTTGAAAGCTCTTCTCCTGTTTGATCTTGGTGCAGATGAGGAGACATTCACAGATGCCTTTTTGCAGGCAGCCCTTGAAAG ACAGAACTATCAACTGGCAATTGGAGGGGGAGTAGTTGAGAGTCTGCAATGTGGAGATAAGAACAATGGTGAACTCACTAGTCTAGGAGTGGCTATTAGCGGACCCAACGTCATGGCAGCTTCAGTTGTCATTTCAAAATATGTTAGCAGTCCCAAAGGACTGGAATCATACATGAAGCAG CTTAAATCTTGTGGACTCCCAGAGGATCAGAGTTTAGCATTTATGTTTACGTGCTGTGGCCGTGGTTACTCGTGGTATCGGAGACGAGGCAATCCGTGGTTCGATTATCACAACGTTGAGACCAAGGCCTTTAGACAGGCCTTTCCAAATACACCAATCTTTGGCTTCTTCGGAGGTGGAGAGATTGGTCTGTGTCATTTCCCGAAATTTAATAGCACAGAAGCAGATGAGGATGTGGGCGTTAGATacaagaagcggaagaagaaaaaattattccATCAATTCTCAacaattattgttcttttatcattcttgtga